In Ictidomys tridecemlineatus isolate mIctTri1 chromosome 16, mIctTri1.hap1, whole genome shotgun sequence, a single genomic region encodes these proteins:
- the LOC144371508 gene encoding ubiquitin-conjugating enzyme E2 G1: protein MTELQSALLLRRQRAELNKNPVEGFSAGLIDGNDLYRWEVLIIGPPDTLYEGGVFKAHLTFPKDYPLWPPKMKFITEIWHPNVDKNGDVCISILHEPGEDKYGYEKPEERWLPIHTVETIMISVISMLTDPNGDSPANVDAAKEWREDRNREFKRKVARCV from the coding sequence ATGACAGAGCTGCAGTCAGCGCTGCTACTGCGAAGACAGCGGGCAGAACTCAACAAAAATCCAGTGGAAGGCTTTTCAGCAGGTTTAATAGATGGCAATGATCTCTATCGATGGGAAGTCCTTATTATTGGTCCTCCAGACACACTTTATGAAGGTGGTGTTTTTAAGGCTCATCTCACTTTCCCAAAAGATTATCCCCTCTGGCCtcctaaaatgaaattcattacaGAAATCTGGCACCCAAATGTTGATAAAAATGGTGATGTTTGCATTTCTATTCTTCATGAGCCTGGGGAGGATAAATATGGTTATGAAAAGCCAGAGGAACGCTGGCTTCCTATCCACACTGTGGAAACCATCATGATTAGTGTCATTTCTATGCTGACAGACCCTAATGGAGATTCACCTGCTAATGTCGATGCTGCGAAAGAATGGAGGGAAGACAGAAACAGagaatttaaaaggaaagttgcacGCTGTGTATGA